From Polynucleobacter sp. JS-JIR-II-b4, a single genomic window includes:
- a CDS encoding helix-turn-helix domain-containing protein, producing MAKPSPSYSGSKQLIALGKAIRVFRQGSGLSQEALANEIGIDRSYMGGIERGEHNVAIMNLSKIAKTLKIKTSELLVAAGL from the coding sequence ATGGCAAAACCTTCCCCAAGCTATAGTGGATCAAAGCAACTTATTGCCCTAGGCAAGGCCATCAGGGTATTTAGGCAGGGGAGCGGACTATCCCAAGAGGCATTAGCCAACGAAATTGGTATTGACCGTAGTTATATGGGTGGTATCGAGAGAGGCGAGCATAACGTAGCCATCATGAATCTAAGCAAAATTGCCAAAACCCTCAAAATTAAGACATCGGAATTGCTGGTAGCAGCAGGCCTATAG